A single Saccharolobus shibatae B12 DNA region contains:
- a CDS encoding S53 family peptidase yields the protein MTWSIFLIILALSGIVLPLTITNVNNQQISTLSPNYYLTVAIIFPPNNLPLLQQYVQEHVVLNQSQVEKLFIPSEEISKTLSQLRQSNISAVSYMNVILASGTVSQLEKVLNGKFYVYEFNGKKFYEFSGSPVISNAVVIGTNVTSLILNKPTTLYNTTQAVAYNALAPSQLLNAYNITWLHIHNITGKGTAIGVLDFYGDPYIQQQLEEFDKQYNISNPPFFKVVPIGAYNPNDGITTGWAMEISLDVEYAHIIAPDAGIVLYVANPNIPLPAIIAYIVQQNEVNVVSQSFGIPELYVDLGLIPLSYVNSLMYEYWLGEVEGITFTAASGDGGGNGYNYFLAPQGSVIFPASMPYVLAVGGSSVYISGNKSIETAWSGESVLGASTGGYSTLFPAPWYQGGSGFRLVPDVVADANPYTGAFILYYYNQTYLVGGTSLATPIVSGIIDLMTQDYGRLGFVNPYLYELRNTSALIPIRFGYNTPYYVNSSELNPVTGLGSINAGYLYQLLPKVMHSPTIAVAVHNITYLDGEVVKIVANITGIRPSSVIGMVYNGSSIVQQFSLSFNGTYWVGEFVASGSGIQEVIVKAGNLDGATYVTVGYQAQFIFPPIALFPEPESVPIVVQLIYPNGSLVKNPPNLTAIIYKYDQIDNKMSIVSSVQLQRTPVINLSVLGIQVELGYLTGVYQLPSTTISGVYFIKIPNVFGFDEFVSGIYILDAVYPPIFTNPVVVSPGQNVTILAEALAIGSPNVTVSFYNVSGDEVYSIPVNAVTYQNTLIYITQITLPKLKPGYYYVVTKAIYNASNFTAEGIGVTQIYMSPYSLNVKVRIIPNTSIVYQNQRIYVIANITYPNGTEVKYGSFSAIIVPSYLASQFDNLQLQYSVPLTYFNGSWIGQLQIPSGSSSNSLGYSTYGISGYWYVYVEGISADGIPTSFPATLNVNTLSINPISPSGQFVVLPYVYVHVFNGTIAFNEFIDNAVIVGHNATFVNSIIRNLIVENGSVTLINSRALNVSLVNSQIININSTIGSNVNYITTIGNNFAKARYQSLGNNSILVIGVVLDIITIFILILIRVRRKKFI from the coding sequence ATGACCTGGAGTATATTTTTAATAATTTTAGCCTTAAGTGGTATCGTTCTACCATTGACTATAACCAATGTAAATAATCAACAAATCTCCACATTATCTCCAAACTATTACTTAACTGTAGCTATAATTTTTCCACCTAATAATTTGCCCCTTTTACAACAGTACGTTCAAGAACATGTGGTATTAAATCAGAGCCAAGTTGAGAAGCTTTTCATTCCGTCTGAGGAAATATCAAAAACCTTATCTCAGTTAAGGCAATCAAACATATCTGCAGTAAGTTATATGAACGTAATATTAGCTAGCGGAACTGTTTCCCAATTAGAAAAAGTACTAAATGGAAAATTCTATGTTTATGAATTCAATGGAAAGAAATTCTATGAATTTTCGGGGTCGCCAGTTATTTCCAACGCTGTTGTAATAGGAACCAACGTTACTTCACTAATTCTAAATAAGCCCACAACGCTTTACAACACTACACAAGCAGTAGCATATAACGCCTTAGCGCCTAGTCAATTACTTAATGCCTATAACATTACTTGGTTACATATCCATAATATAACTGGAAAAGGCACTGCTATAGGAGTATTGGACTTTTACGGTGATCCGTACATTCAGCAACAATTAGAAGAATTTGATAAACAGTACAATATTTCTAATCCTCCATTCTTTAAAGTTGTTCCCATAGGGGCTTATAATCCTAATGATGGTATAACAACAGGTTGGGCAATGGAGATCTCATTAGATGTTGAGTATGCACATATTATAGCTCCCGATGCTGGAATTGTTTTATACGTTGCTAATCCAAATATTCCTCTTCCTGCCATTATAGCATATATAGTTCAACAAAATGAGGTAAATGTCGTATCACAAAGTTTTGGTATTCCAGAACTTTACGTAGATTTAGGGCTAATTCCTCTTTCATATGTCAACTCGTTAATGTACGAATATTGGCTGGGCGAAGTAGAGGGAATTACTTTCACGGCTGCGTCTGGTGATGGAGGTGGAAATGGTTATAATTACTTCTTAGCTCCTCAAGGTTCCGTAATATTTCCAGCTTCAATGCCTTACGTTTTAGCAGTAGGTGGTTCATCTGTTTACATCTCTGGAAATAAGAGTATTGAGACTGCGTGGAGCGGTGAAAGTGTTCTAGGGGCTTCTACTGGTGGATATAGTACACTGTTCCCAGCCCCCTGGTATCAAGGCGGTAGTGGTTTCAGATTAGTTCCTGATGTTGTAGCTGATGCCAATCCGTATACTGGCGCTTTTATCTTATATTACTATAACCAAACTTACCTAGTTGGAGGTACGTCGCTAGCTACGCCAATAGTTAGCGGAATTATTGACTTAATGACACAGGATTATGGTAGACTAGGATTTGTAAATCCTTATCTTTATGAGCTAAGAAATACAAGTGCATTAATACCTATAAGGTTTGGATATAATACGCCATATTATGTTAACTCCTCTGAGCTGAACCCTGTAACTGGTTTAGGGTCAATAAATGCTGGTTATTTATATCAATTATTACCTAAAGTAATGCACTCCCCTACTATCGCTGTTGCAGTTCATAATATTACATATTTAGATGGGGAAGTCGTTAAAATAGTTGCTAATATTACTGGAATAAGACCTTCAAGTGTAATTGGGATGGTTTATAATGGTAGTTCTATTGTTCAGCAGTTCTCATTGTCGTTTAATGGAACTTATTGGGTTGGTGAGTTTGTTGCAAGTGGAAGTGGTATACAAGAGGTAATAGTAAAAGCGGGTAATTTAGATGGTGCTACTTACGTTACTGTTGGTTATCAAGCTCAATTCATCTTTCCCCCAATTGCATTATTCCCAGAACCTGAATCCGTTCCTATAGTAGTTCAACTCATTTATCCTAATGGTTCTTTAGTGAAGAACCCTCCGAATCTTACTGCTATAATATATAAATATGATCAGATAGACAACAAGATGTCAATTGTTTCAAGCGTTCAACTGCAAAGAACTCCAGTGATAAACCTTTCCGTTTTAGGTATACAAGTAGAATTGGGTTATCTTACTGGGGTATATCAGTTACCAAGTACAACTATAAGTGGTGTCTACTTTATTAAAATACCGAATGTATTTGGTTTTGATGAATTCGTGAGCGGAATATATATTCTTGATGCAGTGTATCCCCCAATATTTACAAATCCAGTTGTAGTTTCTCCTGGTCAAAACGTTACCATACTTGCTGAAGCTTTAGCAATAGGATCTCCCAACGTTACGGTAAGTTTCTATAACGTATCCGGTGATGAAGTTTACTCCATACCCGTAAATGCAGTTACTTATCAAAATACACTAATATATATAACCCAAATTACCTTACCAAAATTGAAGCCGGGATATTATTATGTTGTAACTAAGGCAATTTACAACGCTTCTAACTTTACTGCAGAAGGCATAGGTGTGACTCAAATTTACATGTCCCCTTACTCACTTAATGTTAAGGTTAGAATAATACCTAATACTAGTATCGTATACCAAAATCAACGGATTTACGTAATAGCTAATATTACTTATCCTAACGGTACAGAAGTCAAGTATGGCTCATTTTCTGCGATTATTGTTCCTTCTTATCTTGCTAGCCAGTTTGATAACTTACAACTGCAATATAGCGTTCCTCTAACATACTTTAACGGCAGTTGGATTGGACAACTGCAAATCCCCAGCGGATCTTCTTCTAACTCTTTAGGGTATTCTACTTATGGGATATCTGGTTATTGGTATGTTTACGTGGAAGGGATATCAGCGGATGGGATTCCTACGAGTTTCCCTGCCACACTAAACGTTAATACCTTATCCATAAATCCAATATCACCTTCCGGTCAATTCGTTGTCTTGCCATATGTTTATGTACATGTATTCAATGGTACTATAGCCTTCAATGAGTTCATAGATAATGCTGTAATAGTTGGGCATAATGCCACGTTTGTTAATAGTATAATACGTAATCTAATAGTTGAAAATGGTTCGGTTACCTTAATCAATTCTAGGGCATTAAATGTAAGTTTAGTTAATTCTCAAATAATAAATATAAATAGCACTATAGGTAGTAACGTAAACTACATCACAACAATTGGTAATAATTTCGCCAAAGCAAGGTATCAAAGTTTAGGCAATAATTCAATTTTGGTTATAGGTGTTGTATTAGATATTATAACGATCTTCATTTTAATCCTAATAAGGGTAAGAAGAAAGAAATTCATTTAA